The Caenorhabditis elegans chromosome II genome has a segment encoding these proteins:
- the twk-2 gene encoding Potassium channel domain-containing protein (Partially confirmed by transcript evidence), protein MEDFKEIEGLLESARPDDETTTTLQNIRKYAKLALPHIVLVVCVCIYATIGAWIFYTLESPNEDRLKETGRKTIAEMRSNLIYKINNNEKEVWKEDIEKELMLYSEKLYKAFKEQYVRYSDVRTIGFEGRSSYEEADETGGDSERKRRHRHGNKRGDRGSEKMWTTSSALFFAATTMATIGYGNIVPVTPLGRLACVLFALFGAPIAIITIGDLGKFLSECTIWLYKHMRKGSARLDSAWKRFRGLEDSISDDLESASKNQDSSILDMDMDEIDKSEVPVLMVFTIILLYIAFGGILFSILEDWSYMDAFYYSFISLTTIGFGDIVPENHDYIAIMLIYLGVGLSVTTMCIDLAGIQYIQKIHYFGRKFQGTDLLQYLKKKRMLERRLAMGQGEEILRKYVHAVEKFEREQEQLQQKMEEEDPPSIESKGFDNSMMRIDDSLSAFQLRFYDTYDEEDLFSPTIHSVRSFQPSVWSHSSARSQSFCRFQRNRGASWDESGPSLSEHCSLSTEPSVHIRQAYWDNYHSPTPSVISFLHRHLYSPSIASSISFDYDCLAKDAKSARRSNSCPPIEIPSPPPSNSVSSPRRPLSARTGSTIRTKHAIASEPIYTAAPLSFRLPEPFMLSNLAAICDAFDDADACNNLVFGAFRESQLAANHYDSTDGFSGKVQLHPQPDILHPPPPPPYVPKLSLSPKRLSVIDENKISTSPEPVLKRKNKERIARQQNPLHSFDWLNVSPRRFRPELCIKEDLPKLFKLVRNSTKISLESPTQTSETTETPLPDLSCDSNPESVVLISPRSPIGLACMQDWDSYIQMLEEASREFQYTPEDIDEEIEEEEDCDEDDDRECIPHILLSDYECPEMFTSSVISSPRRQLHSAPRVYYQPRPSLFSQCSVSGKKYEPPEIIPEEVHESKLPSPSFDPQTSESDEEPMAVFVEEEKRPPPQTEIDLGAFELVDSGLTPEALLSKDEPVIFHQSMPVHSVHHDTVQTEAALANLMAAPSSMLTNAIPPIMVEDNYCFVVDGERVRMGDILGDDQWWRHTSRPTKYFYSDDLRQFHRVNCITAKGKVITAKLATQMPHQPTTSMSASLSHQQSLSASSHAQIHPQHHSMSNTPRSSISGGTHQTTHTAPTSRTHHDANKVPLNNVYKVIRFYSFWKTCTSFHRIVTMIDKVVDEPSTSSGGTTFKKRLFVQYLWRNAKAVEKARVQKEFDPRRQRLLRFVTDPAARKRFQKM, encoded by the exons ATGGAGgatttcaaagaaattgaG GGCTTGCTCGAGAGCGCCCGGCCCGACGACGAGACCACAACAACACTGCAAAACATCCGAAAGTATGCAAAACTCGCCCTACCGCATATCGTACTTGTCGTCTGCGTGTGCATCTACGCAACCATCGGCGCGTGGATCTTCTACACACTTGAGTCGCCCAACGAAGATCGGTTGAAGGAGACGGGACGAAAGACGATCGCCGAGATGAGAAGTAATCTCATTTATAAGATCAATAATAATG agaaagagGTGTGGAAAGAAGACATCGAGAAAGAGCTGATGTTGTATAGTGAAAAATTGTACAAGGCGTTTAAAGAGCAATACGTTAG GTACTCTGATGTTCGAACAATCGGCTTTGAAGGAAGATCCAGTTATGAAGAAGCTGATGAAACAGGAGGAGATAGTGAACGAAAACGAAGGCATCG GCACGGCAACAAGCGAGGTGACCGGGGCTCCGAGAAAATGTGGACGACGAGTAGTGCTCTTTTTTTCGCGGCAACAACAATGGCCACAATTGGATATGGTAATATCGTTCCAGTCACACCTCTTGGACGGCTCGCATGTGTACTTTTTGCATTGTTCGGTGCTCCGATTGCTATCATCACGATTGGAG atctcggaAAATTCTTGTCAGAATGCACGATCTGGTTGTATAAGCACATGCGAAAAGGGAGTGCACGTCTCGATTCGGCTTGGAAACGATTTCGCGGGCTCGAAGACAGCATAAGTGACGACTTGGAAAGTGCAAGTAAGAACCAGGACTCGTCAATTCTAGACATGGATATGGACGAGATTGACAAGTCGGAAGTGCCCGTTCTTATGGTTTTCACGATTATCTTG TTATATATAGCATTTGGCGGGATTCTGTTTTCAATACTTGAAGACTGGTCATACATGGATGCTTTCTATTAtt cattcATTTCACTTACAACAATAGGATTTGGGGATATTGTGCCAGAAAATCATGA TTACATCGCGATAATGCTGATATACCTCGGCGTCGGACTCTCCGTCACCACAATGTGTATCGATCTTGCCGGTATTCAGTACATCCAGAAGATCCATTACTTCGGTcggaaa TTCCAAGGAACCGATCTTCTTcaatatctgaaaaagaagagaatgcTCGAAAGGAGGTTAGCAATGGGTCAAGGCGAGGAAATTCTGAGGAAGTATGTGCATGCTGTGGAGAAATTCGAACGAGAGCAAGAGCAGCTGCAGCAGAAAATGGAGGAAGAAGATCCGCCGTCGATTGAGTCGAAAGGATTCGACAATAGTATGATgcg aatcgaCGACTCATTATCGGCATTCCAACTCCGTTTTTATGACACATATGACGAAGAAGACCTCTTCTCACCGACAATTCATTCGGTTAGAAGTTTCCAGCCAAGTGTTTGGAGTCATTCTTCTGCAAGATcaca aagtttttgtCGATTCCAACGGAATCGAGGTGCTAGCTGGGACGAGTCCGGTCCGTCCCTATCCGAACATTGCTCCCTTTCTACGGAGCCTTCAGTACATATCAGACAA GCCTACTGGGATAATTATCATTCACCGACGCCGTCCGTGATATCATTTTTACACCGTCACTTATACTCACCTTCTATAGCTTCATCCATATCATTCGATTACGATTGTTTGG cgaaagACGCCAAATCGGCACGACGAAGTAACTCGTGTCCACCAATCGAAATACCATCACCTCCACCAAGTAATTCTGTAAGTAGTCCCCGTCGACCGTTGTCGGCACGTACCGGATCAACGATCCGTACGAAGCATGCCATCGCATCCGAGCCAATTTACACGGCTGCTCCGCTTTCTTTCCGTTTACCAGAACCCTTCATGCTTTCAAATCTTGCCGCTATCTGTGATGCTTTCGATGATGCTGATGCATGTAACAATCTTGTGTTTGGTGCTTTTCGGGAATCTCAACTTGCTGCAAATCATTATGACAGTACCGATGGTTTTTCTGGAAAGGTTCAACTTCACCCTCAACCTGATATTCTTCATCCCCCACCACCGCCTCCCTATGTTCCAAAGCTTTCTTTGTCCCCGAAACGGTTATCAGTGATAGATGAGAATAAAATCTCAACTTCACCAGAGCCagttttaaaacgaaaaaacaagGAGCGAATCGCCAGGCAACAGAATCCACTCCACTCTTTTGATTGGCTTAATGTAAGCCCTCGAAGGTTTCGACCCGAGCTATGCATCAAAGAAGATcttccaaaattgttcaagTTGGTAAGGAACTCCACGAAAATCAGTCTGGAATCTCCAACTCAAACATCTGAAACAACGGAGACCCCTCTGCCTGATTTGTCATGCGATTCTAATCCAGAGTCTGTTGTATTGATAAGTCCTCGGTCG CCAATCGGTCTCGCGTGTATGCAAGACTGGGATTCATACATTCAGATGCTTGAAGAAGCATCTCGTGAATTCCAGTACACTCCAGAAGATATCGACGAGGAGATTGAGGAGGAGGAAGATTGCGACGAGGACGATGACAG AGAATGCATACCGCATATTCTGTTATCGGACTATGAATGTCCTGAAATGTTCACATCTTCTGTTATCTCATCACCACGTCGACAACTTCATTCGGCACCACGTGTCTACTATCAGCCGAGGCCTTCGTTGTTCTCTCAGTGCTCGGTGAGCGGGAAGAAGTATGAACCGCCTGAGATTATTCCCGAGGAGGTACACGAGAGCAAGCTTCCCAG TCCGTCTTTCGATCCACAAACTTCCGAATCCGATGAAGAGCCGATGGCCGTTTTTGTGGAAGAAGAGAAACGACCTCCACCTCAAACTGAAATTGATCTTGGCGCCTTTGAACTGGTGGACtctg gtCTAACACCAGAAGCCCTCCTATCAAAAGACGAACCAGTAATATTCCATCAAAGTATGCCTGTTCATTCCGTCCATCATGACACAGTACAAACGGAAGCAGCTCTTGCAAATCTGATGGCTGCTCCATCGAGTATGCTCACAAATGCGATACCACCGATTATGGTCGAGGATAACTATTGCTTCGTTGTCGACGGAGAACGGGTTCGAATGGGTGATATACTTGGAGATGATCAATGGTGGAGACATACATCTCGACCTACCAAATACTTTTATTCTGATGATCTACGGCAGTTTCATCGGGTTAATTGTATCACTGCGAAGGGGAAGGTGATTACGGCGAAGTTGGCGACGCAG atgccCCATCAACCAACAACATCAATGTCAGCTTCATTGTCCCATCAACAGTCACTTTCAGCGTCAAGTCATGCTCAAATTCATCCCCAGCACCATAGCATGTCTAACACGCCGAg ATCTTCGATATCTGGTGGAACCCATCAAACAACTCATACAGCACCAACATCAAGGACACATCATGATGCGAATAAAGTACCGCTGAACAATGTGTACAAAGTGATTCGATTCTATTCATTCTGGAAGACGTGTACATCATTTCATCGAATAGTCACGATGATTGATAAAGTAGTTGATGAACCATCTACATCGTCAGGTGGTACTACATTCAAGAAGCGTCTCTTTGTACAGTACTTGTGGAGAAATGCGAAAGCTGTGGAAAAAGCGCGAGTTCAGAAGGAGTTCGATCCGAGACGTCAGCGATTGCTCCGATTTGTTACTGATCCAGCAGCACGGAAAAGGTTCCAGAAGATGTAG
- the twk-2 gene encoding Potassium channel domain-containing protein (Partially confirmed by transcript evidence) — protein sequence MEDFKEIEGLLESARPDDETTTTLQNIRKYAKLALPHIVLVVCVCIYATIGAWIFYTLESPNEDRLKETGRKTIAEMRSNLIYKINNNEKEVWKEDIEKELMLYSEKLYKAFKEQYVRYSDVRTIGFEGRSSYEEADETGGDSERKRRHRHGNKRGDRGSEKMWTTSSALFFAATTMATIGYGNIVPVTPLGRLACVLFALFGAPIAIITIGDLGKFLSECTIWLYKHMRKGSARLDSAWKRFRGLEDSISDDLESASKNQDSSILDMDMDEIDKSEVPVLMVFTIILLYIAFGGILFSILEDWSYMDAFYYSFISLTTIGFGDIVPENHDYIAIMLIYLGVGLSVTTMCIDLAGIQYIQKIHYFGRKFQGTDLLQYLKKKRMLERRLAMGQGEEILRKYVHAVEKFEREQEQLQQKMEEEDPPSIESKGFDNSMMRIDDSLSAFQLRFYDTYDEEDLFSPTIHSVRSFQPSVWSHSSARSQSFCRFQRNRGASWDESGPSLSEHCSLSTEPSVHIRQAYWDNYHSPTPSVISFLHRHLYSPSIASSISFDYDCLAKDAKSARRSNSCPPIEIPSPPPSNSPIGLACMQDWDSYIQMLEEASREFQYTPEDIDEEIEEEEDCDEDDDRECIPHILLSDYECPEMFTSSVISSPRRQLHSAPRVYYQPRPSLFSQCSVSGKKYEPPEIIPEEVHESKLPSPSFDPQTSESDEEPMAVFVEEEKRPPPQTEIDLGAFELVDSGLTPEALLSKDEPVIFHQSMPVHSVHHDTVQTEAALANLMAAPSSMLTNAIPPIMVEDNYCFVVDGERVRMGDILGDDQWWRHTSRPTKYFYSDDLRQFHRVNCITAKGKVITAKLATQMPHQPTTSMSASLSHQQSLSASSHAQIHPQHHSMSNTPRSSISGGTHQTTHTAPTSRTHHDANKVPLNNVYKVIRFYSFWKTCTSFHRIVTMIDKVVDEPSTSSGGTTFKKRLFVQYLWRNAKAVEKARVQKEFDPRRQRLLRFVTDPAARKRFQKM from the exons ATGGAGgatttcaaagaaattgaG GGCTTGCTCGAGAGCGCCCGGCCCGACGACGAGACCACAACAACACTGCAAAACATCCGAAAGTATGCAAAACTCGCCCTACCGCATATCGTACTTGTCGTCTGCGTGTGCATCTACGCAACCATCGGCGCGTGGATCTTCTACACACTTGAGTCGCCCAACGAAGATCGGTTGAAGGAGACGGGACGAAAGACGATCGCCGAGATGAGAAGTAATCTCATTTATAAGATCAATAATAATG agaaagagGTGTGGAAAGAAGACATCGAGAAAGAGCTGATGTTGTATAGTGAAAAATTGTACAAGGCGTTTAAAGAGCAATACGTTAG GTACTCTGATGTTCGAACAATCGGCTTTGAAGGAAGATCCAGTTATGAAGAAGCTGATGAAACAGGAGGAGATAGTGAACGAAAACGAAGGCATCG GCACGGCAACAAGCGAGGTGACCGGGGCTCCGAGAAAATGTGGACGACGAGTAGTGCTCTTTTTTTCGCGGCAACAACAATGGCCACAATTGGATATGGTAATATCGTTCCAGTCACACCTCTTGGACGGCTCGCATGTGTACTTTTTGCATTGTTCGGTGCTCCGATTGCTATCATCACGATTGGAG atctcggaAAATTCTTGTCAGAATGCACGATCTGGTTGTATAAGCACATGCGAAAAGGGAGTGCACGTCTCGATTCGGCTTGGAAACGATTTCGCGGGCTCGAAGACAGCATAAGTGACGACTTGGAAAGTGCAAGTAAGAACCAGGACTCGTCAATTCTAGACATGGATATGGACGAGATTGACAAGTCGGAAGTGCCCGTTCTTATGGTTTTCACGATTATCTTG TTATATATAGCATTTGGCGGGATTCTGTTTTCAATACTTGAAGACTGGTCATACATGGATGCTTTCTATTAtt cattcATTTCACTTACAACAATAGGATTTGGGGATATTGTGCCAGAAAATCATGA TTACATCGCGATAATGCTGATATACCTCGGCGTCGGACTCTCCGTCACCACAATGTGTATCGATCTTGCCGGTATTCAGTACATCCAGAAGATCCATTACTTCGGTcggaaa TTCCAAGGAACCGATCTTCTTcaatatctgaaaaagaagagaatgcTCGAAAGGAGGTTAGCAATGGGTCAAGGCGAGGAAATTCTGAGGAAGTATGTGCATGCTGTGGAGAAATTCGAACGAGAGCAAGAGCAGCTGCAGCAGAAAATGGAGGAAGAAGATCCGCCGTCGATTGAGTCGAAAGGATTCGACAATAGTATGATgcg aatcgaCGACTCATTATCGGCATTCCAACTCCGTTTTTATGACACATATGACGAAGAAGACCTCTTCTCACCGACAATTCATTCGGTTAGAAGTTTCCAGCCAAGTGTTTGGAGTCATTCTTCTGCAAGATcaca aagtttttgtCGATTCCAACGGAATCGAGGTGCTAGCTGGGACGAGTCCGGTCCGTCCCTATCCGAACATTGCTCCCTTTCTACGGAGCCTTCAGTACATATCAGACAA GCCTACTGGGATAATTATCATTCACCGACGCCGTCCGTGATATCATTTTTACACCGTCACTTATACTCACCTTCTATAGCTTCATCCATATCATTCGATTACGATTGTTTGG cgaaagACGCCAAATCGGCACGACGAAGTAACTCGTGTCCACCAATCGAAATACCATCACCTCCACCAAGTAATTCT CCAATCGGTCTCGCGTGTATGCAAGACTGGGATTCATACATTCAGATGCTTGAAGAAGCATCTCGTGAATTCCAGTACACTCCAGAAGATATCGACGAGGAGATTGAGGAGGAGGAAGATTGCGACGAGGACGATGACAG AGAATGCATACCGCATATTCTGTTATCGGACTATGAATGTCCTGAAATGTTCACATCTTCTGTTATCTCATCACCACGTCGACAACTTCATTCGGCACCACGTGTCTACTATCAGCCGAGGCCTTCGTTGTTCTCTCAGTGCTCGGTGAGCGGGAAGAAGTATGAACCGCCTGAGATTATTCCCGAGGAGGTACACGAGAGCAAGCTTCCCAG TCCGTCTTTCGATCCACAAACTTCCGAATCCGATGAAGAGCCGATGGCCGTTTTTGTGGAAGAAGAGAAACGACCTCCACCTCAAACTGAAATTGATCTTGGCGCCTTTGAACTGGTGGACtctg gtCTAACACCAGAAGCCCTCCTATCAAAAGACGAACCAGTAATATTCCATCAAAGTATGCCTGTTCATTCCGTCCATCATGACACAGTACAAACGGAAGCAGCTCTTGCAAATCTGATGGCTGCTCCATCGAGTATGCTCACAAATGCGATACCACCGATTATGGTCGAGGATAACTATTGCTTCGTTGTCGACGGAGAACGGGTTCGAATGGGTGATATACTTGGAGATGATCAATGGTGGAGACATACATCTCGACCTACCAAATACTTTTATTCTGATGATCTACGGCAGTTTCATCGGGTTAATTGTATCACTGCGAAGGGGAAGGTGATTACGGCGAAGTTGGCGACGCAG atgccCCATCAACCAACAACATCAATGTCAGCTTCATTGTCCCATCAACAGTCACTTTCAGCGTCAAGTCATGCTCAAATTCATCCCCAGCACCATAGCATGTCTAACACGCCGAg ATCTTCGATATCTGGTGGAACCCATCAAACAACTCATACAGCACCAACATCAAGGACACATCATGATGCGAATAAAGTACCGCTGAACAATGTGTACAAAGTGATTCGATTCTATTCATTCTGGAAGACGTGTACATCATTTCATCGAATAGTCACGATGATTGATAAAGTAGTTGATGAACCATCTACATCGTCAGGTGGTACTACATTCAAGAAGCGTCTCTTTGTACAGTACTTGTGGAGAAATGCGAAAGCTGTGGAAAAAGCGCGAGTTCAGAAGGAGTTCGATCCGAGACGTCAGCGATTGCTCCGATTTGTTACTGATCCAGCAGCACGGAAAAGGTTCCAGAAGATGTAG